From the Psychrobacillus sp. FSL K6-4046 genome, one window contains:
- a CDS encoding ParB/RepB/Spo0J family partition protein — protein sequence MAKGLGKGINALFPGEDTMPEEKVEQISIVDIKPNPYQPRKIFDDEALQELSESIKEHGVLQPIIVRKKGSKFEIVVGERRFRASKKAHLDAIPAVVRELNDQQMMELAILENLQREDLTPIEEAEAYQNLMETLGLTQEQLAFRLGKSRPHIANHLRLLTLPDVVRNAVSEGKLSMGHGKALLGLKKKKSIPLIMQKTIKENLNVRQLEALVQRLNENVPRETKKIDKDIFTLEKESELRELFGTAVKITKNNEKEKGKIEIEFYSKDDLERILKLLED from the coding sequence ACAGATTAGTATTGTTGATATTAAGCCTAATCCTTATCAACCAAGGAAAATATTTGACGATGAGGCATTACAAGAGTTATCGGAATCTATAAAAGAGCACGGAGTACTACAACCTATCATCGTTCGAAAAAAAGGTTCTAAGTTTGAAATTGTTGTAGGAGAGCGTAGATTTAGAGCTTCTAAAAAGGCTCATTTAGATGCAATTCCTGCTGTAGTACGCGAGTTAAATGATCAACAAATGATGGAACTTGCTATCTTAGAAAATCTACAACGAGAAGATTTAACACCCATTGAAGAAGCAGAGGCTTACCAAAATCTGATGGAGACTCTTGGCCTTACCCAAGAACAATTAGCGTTCAGACTGGGGAAAAGTAGACCTCATATAGCAAACCATCTTCGCTTACTTACACTCCCTGATGTTGTTAGAAATGCTGTCTCTGAAGGGAAATTATCCATGGGGCATGGGAAGGCATTATTAGGTTTAAAGAAGAAAAAATCTATCCCTCTCATTATGCAAAAAACAATTAAAGAAAATCTAAATGTAAGGCAGTTAGAAGCCTTAGTTCAACGTTTAAATGAAAATGTTCCACGTGAAACAAAAAAAATAGATAAAGATATTTTTACTTTAGAAAAAGAATCGGAATTAAGAGAACTTTTTGGGACAGCTGTAAAAATAACTAAAAACAATGAAAAAGAAAAAGGAAAAATCGAGATAGAGTTTTACTCGAAGGATGACTTGGAAAGAATTTTAAAATTATTAGAGGATTAG